A window from Phalacrocorax carbo chromosome 20, bPhaCar2.1, whole genome shotgun sequence encodes these proteins:
- the LOC135316581 gene encoding protein-arginine deiminase type-3-like isoform X1, with product MAQQRRVQLSTQHPTSTVCVLGTELSLDVYGSAPKDAVAFHVQGTPGVKLYVVHDTQSVKLPSSVSRWPLAAGAEVLLAMDALSKDVGDEKVRISYFGEASGVPVGRAMLYLTCVDVSLDTDASRSGAVNRTLLDKATWTWGPDGHGAILLVNCDRDDPKAETPDNRDTAVRSYADLKDMSQMVLRTRGPRTIFAGHRLLLHVDFSDADKVGVFYGGNSVALEEYKHVLGGSKLVYAVKPSRHQEESVFYVEGLAFPDVGFSGLVAFHVTLLESPEKGLLETPIFTDTVVFRVAPWIMTPNTAAPLEVFVCSVANNEDFVAAVGALAEKAKCPLTICPLLENRHDRWIQDEVEFGYVQAPHKTFPVVFDSPRDGGLKDFPVKSILGPDFGYVAQQAPEGASSLDSFGNLEVSPPVTVQGKEYPLGRILIGSSFPRFGGRRMAKAVKDFLVAQQVQAPVELFSDWLYVGHVDEFLSFVPAPDRKGFRLLLASPNACYQLLKEKQEEGFGEAAMFGGLPVVPKPTINEILSNEALRKFNNYVQSCISWNRDTLKRALGLAEPDILDIPQLFRGDVASGARAFFPDMVNMLVLGRHLGIPKPFGPLVGGQCCLEERVRALLEPLGLTCTFIDDYVSYHVLEGDVHCGTNVRRKPLAFKWWHMVP from the exons ATGGCCCAGCAGCGCCGTGTCCAGCTCTCCACCCAGCATCCCACCAGCACcgtctgtgtgctgggcaccGAGCTCTCCCTGGATGTCTACGG atcTGCGCCCAAAGACGCCGTCGCCTTCCACGTGCAGGGGACGCCGGGCGTGAAGCTCTACGTCGTGCACGACACGCAGAGCGTCAAGTTGCCCTCCAGCGTGTCCCGCTGGCCCCTGGCCGCCGGCGCCGAGGTGCTGCTGGCCATGGATGCGCTCAGCAAGGACGTGGGTGACGAAAAG GTCAGGATTTCTTATTTCGGGGAGGCCAGCGGGGTGCCTGTGGGCAGAGCCATGCTGTACCTCACCTGCGTGG ACGTCTCGCTGGACACCGACGCCAGCCGTAGCGGGGCGGTGAACAGGACTCTGCTGGATAAG GCGACATGGACGTGGGGTCCCGACGGGCACGGGGCCATCCTGCTGGTGAACTGCGACCGCGACGACCCCAAAGCCGAGACGCCAGATAACCGCGACACCGCCGTCCGCTCCTACGCCG ACCTGAAGGACATGTCGCAGATGGTGCTGCGGACCCGGGGTCCTCGCACCATTTTTGCCGGCCATCGCCTCCTCCTCCACGTGGACTTCAGCGACGCCGATAAAGTCGGCGTTTTCTACGGCGGCA ACAGCGTCGCGCTGGAGGAGTACAAGCACGTGCTGGGGGGCTCGAAGCTCGTCTACGCTGTCAAACCCAGCCGGCATCAGGAGGAGAGCGTCTTCTACGTGGAGGGGCTCGCCTTCCCCGACGTCGGCTTTTCGGGGCTGGTGGCTTTCCACGTCACGCTGCTGGAGAGCCCCGAGAAG GGTTTGCTGGAGACGCCGATTTTCACCGACACGGTGGTTTTCCGCGTGGCTCCGTGGATCATGACCCCCAACACGGCGGCACCGCTGGAGGTCTTTGTCtgcag CGTGGCAAACAACGAGGATTTCGTGGCGGCCGTGGGCGCTTTGGCCGAGAAAGCCAAGTGCCCGCTCACCATCTGCCCGCTGCTGGAGAACCGCCACGACCGCTGGATCCAG GACGAGGTTGAATTCGGCTACGTGCAAGCCCCTCACAAGACCTTCCCTGTCGTCTTCGACTCGCCCCGGGATGGGGGGCTGAAGGATTTCCCGGTCAAGAGCATCCTG GGCCCTGATTTTGGCTACGTAGCCCAGCAAGCGCCGGAGGGTGCTTCCAGCCTCGATTCCTTCGGTAATTTGGAGGTGAGCCCCCCCGTGACGGTGCAGGGCAAGGAGTACCCCTTGGGCCGTATCCTGATCGGCAGCAGCTTCCCCAG ATTCGGCGGCCGACGGATGGCGAAAGCTGTCAAGGATTTTCTCGTTGCCCAGCAAGTGCAGGCGCCGGTGGAGCTGTTTTCCGACTGGCTCTATGTTGGCCACGTAGATGAGTTCCTCAGCTTCGTCCCCGCGCCCGATCGGAAG ggtTTTCGGCTGCTCCTGGCCAGCCCCAACGCCTGCTACCAGCTGCTCAAGGAGAAGCAAGAGGAGGGGTTCGGCGAGGCGGCGATGTTCGGGG ggctgccgGTGGTGCCGAAGCCGACGATAAACGAGATTCTCTCTAATGAAGCCCTCCGGAAATTCAATAATTATGTCCAG AGCTGCATCAGCTGGAACAGGGACACCCTGAAGCGGGCGCTGGGGCTGGCCGAGCCCGACATCCTCGACATCCCCCAGCTCTTCCGAGGCGACGTGGCCTCCGGCGCCAGAGCCTTCTTCCCCGACATG GTGAACATGCTGGTGCTGGGCAGGCACCTGGGCATCCCCAAGCCCTTCGGCCCGCTGGTGGGTGGGCAGTGCTGCCTGGAGGAGCGGGTGCGGGCGCTGCTCGAGCCCCTGGGCCTCACCTGCACCTTCATCGACGACTACGTCTCCTACCACGTCCTCGAGGGCGACGTCCACTGCGGGACCAACGTCCGCCGCAAGCCCCTTGCCTTCAAATGGTGGCACATGGTGCCCTGA
- the LOC135316581 gene encoding protein-arginine deiminase type-3-like isoform X2: protein MEYRKSCCNCTLSAPKDAVAFHVQGTPGVKLYVVHDTQSVKLPSSVSRWPLAAGAEVLLAMDALSKDVGDEKVRISYFGEASGVPVGRAMLYLTCVDVSLDTDASRSGAVNRTLLDKATWTWGPDGHGAILLVNCDRDDPKAETPDNRDTAVRSYADLKDMSQMVLRTRGPRTIFAGHRLLLHVDFSDADKVGVFYGGNSVALEEYKHVLGGSKLVYAVKPSRHQEESVFYVEGLAFPDVGFSGLVAFHVTLLESPEKGLLETPIFTDTVVFRVAPWIMTPNTAAPLEVFVCSVANNEDFVAAVGALAEKAKCPLTICPLLENRHDRWIQDEVEFGYVQAPHKTFPVVFDSPRDGGLKDFPVKSILGPDFGYVAQQAPEGASSLDSFGNLEVSPPVTVQGKEYPLGRILIGSSFPRFGGRRMAKAVKDFLVAQQVQAPVELFSDWLYVGHVDEFLSFVPAPDRKGFRLLLASPNACYQLLKEKQEEGFGEAAMFGGLPVVPKPTINEILSNEALRKFNNYVQSCISWNRDTLKRALGLAEPDILDIPQLFRGDVASGARAFFPDMVNMLVLGRHLGIPKPFGPLVGGQCCLEERVRALLEPLGLTCTFIDDYVSYHVLEGDVHCGTNVRRKPLAFKWWHMVP, encoded by the exons ATGGAATATCGCAAGAGTTGTTGCAATTGCACTTT atcTGCGCCCAAAGACGCCGTCGCCTTCCACGTGCAGGGGACGCCGGGCGTGAAGCTCTACGTCGTGCACGACACGCAGAGCGTCAAGTTGCCCTCCAGCGTGTCCCGCTGGCCCCTGGCCGCCGGCGCCGAGGTGCTGCTGGCCATGGATGCGCTCAGCAAGGACGTGGGTGACGAAAAG GTCAGGATTTCTTATTTCGGGGAGGCCAGCGGGGTGCCTGTGGGCAGAGCCATGCTGTACCTCACCTGCGTGG ACGTCTCGCTGGACACCGACGCCAGCCGTAGCGGGGCGGTGAACAGGACTCTGCTGGATAAG GCGACATGGACGTGGGGTCCCGACGGGCACGGGGCCATCCTGCTGGTGAACTGCGACCGCGACGACCCCAAAGCCGAGACGCCAGATAACCGCGACACCGCCGTCCGCTCCTACGCCG ACCTGAAGGACATGTCGCAGATGGTGCTGCGGACCCGGGGTCCTCGCACCATTTTTGCCGGCCATCGCCTCCTCCTCCACGTGGACTTCAGCGACGCCGATAAAGTCGGCGTTTTCTACGGCGGCA ACAGCGTCGCGCTGGAGGAGTACAAGCACGTGCTGGGGGGCTCGAAGCTCGTCTACGCTGTCAAACCCAGCCGGCATCAGGAGGAGAGCGTCTTCTACGTGGAGGGGCTCGCCTTCCCCGACGTCGGCTTTTCGGGGCTGGTGGCTTTCCACGTCACGCTGCTGGAGAGCCCCGAGAAG GGTTTGCTGGAGACGCCGATTTTCACCGACACGGTGGTTTTCCGCGTGGCTCCGTGGATCATGACCCCCAACACGGCGGCACCGCTGGAGGTCTTTGTCtgcag CGTGGCAAACAACGAGGATTTCGTGGCGGCCGTGGGCGCTTTGGCCGAGAAAGCCAAGTGCCCGCTCACCATCTGCCCGCTGCTGGAGAACCGCCACGACCGCTGGATCCAG GACGAGGTTGAATTCGGCTACGTGCAAGCCCCTCACAAGACCTTCCCTGTCGTCTTCGACTCGCCCCGGGATGGGGGGCTGAAGGATTTCCCGGTCAAGAGCATCCTG GGCCCTGATTTTGGCTACGTAGCCCAGCAAGCGCCGGAGGGTGCTTCCAGCCTCGATTCCTTCGGTAATTTGGAGGTGAGCCCCCCCGTGACGGTGCAGGGCAAGGAGTACCCCTTGGGCCGTATCCTGATCGGCAGCAGCTTCCCCAG ATTCGGCGGCCGACGGATGGCGAAAGCTGTCAAGGATTTTCTCGTTGCCCAGCAAGTGCAGGCGCCGGTGGAGCTGTTTTCCGACTGGCTCTATGTTGGCCACGTAGATGAGTTCCTCAGCTTCGTCCCCGCGCCCGATCGGAAG ggtTTTCGGCTGCTCCTGGCCAGCCCCAACGCCTGCTACCAGCTGCTCAAGGAGAAGCAAGAGGAGGGGTTCGGCGAGGCGGCGATGTTCGGGG ggctgccgGTGGTGCCGAAGCCGACGATAAACGAGATTCTCTCTAATGAAGCCCTCCGGAAATTCAATAATTATGTCCAG AGCTGCATCAGCTGGAACAGGGACACCCTGAAGCGGGCGCTGGGGCTGGCCGAGCCCGACATCCTCGACATCCCCCAGCTCTTCCGAGGCGACGTGGCCTCCGGCGCCAGAGCCTTCTTCCCCGACATG GTGAACATGCTGGTGCTGGGCAGGCACCTGGGCATCCCCAAGCCCTTCGGCCCGCTGGTGGGTGGGCAGTGCTGCCTGGAGGAGCGGGTGCGGGCGCTGCTCGAGCCCCTGGGCCTCACCTGCACCTTCATCGACGACTACGTCTCCTACCACGTCCTCGAGGGCGACGTCCACTGCGGGACCAACGTCCGCCGCAAGCCCCTTGCCTTCAAATGGTGGCACATGGTGCCCTGA